One segment of Acidobacteriota bacterium DNA contains the following:
- a CDS encoding nucleoside deaminase: protein MSNSLDYQAMLQVAIEEARLGLSEGGIPIGAALFDRQGNLLGRGHNRRIQEQDPSVHGETDAFRKAGRQRTYRDKIMVTTLAPCWYCSGLVRQFNIGMVIVGESRNFPGGVEWLREHGVEVIDLDSEVCVTMLADYIAAHPEVWNEDIGEID from the coding sequence ATGTCCAATTCACTTGATTATCAGGCGATGCTGCAGGTCGCGATTGAAGAAGCCCGACTGGGGCTTTCAGAAGGTGGAATTCCGATTGGGGCCGCATTGTTTGACCGGCAGGGAAATCTGCTTGGCCGGGGACACAACCGCCGAATCCAGGAACAGGATCCATCGGTTCACGGTGAAACCGATGCGTTTCGCAAGGCTGGTCGGCAACGCACGTATCGCGACAAAATTATGGTCACCACGCTCGCTCCGTGCTGGTACTGCAGCGGCCTCGTCAGACAATTCAACATCGGCATGGTCATTGTCGGTGAATCTCGCAATTTTCCAGGCGGGGTCGAGTGGTTGCGCGAACACGGCGTTGAAGTGATTGATCTCGATTCCGAAGTCTGCGTGACCATGCTGGCCGACTACATTGCGGCTCATCCAGAGGTGTGGAACGAAGACATTGGCGAGATTGACTGA
- the fahA gene encoding fumarylacetoacetase, which yields MTYQINETHNPELRSWVKSANTPGSDFPIQNLPFGVFKRPHSQESPSVGVAIGDSILDVNRCLMLGRLTDLAAEAANACRNPRLNQLLALRPEFWSALRQQISRVLREDFEQSEVCEQLEKACLVNMSEVQMVLPAQIGDYTDFYASVFHATNVGSMFRPDNPLLPNYKHIPIGYHGRASSIVPSGTPVRRPRGQTTEGNSDVPTFGPCRLLDYELEVGFLVGPGNEPGSSIPIQEAERHIFGLCLVNDWSARDIQKWEYQPLGPFLAKSFATTISPWIVTLEALTPFRIPAFARPETDPTPLEYLVSDADQSRGGIDLHLEVYLQTETMRAQGVEPIKLSRGNFRDMYWTIAQMLTHHASNGCNLRPGDLMASGTVSGTAKDSRGCLLELTWRGAEPISLPTGEVRRFLQDGDEVIIRGYCERDGFARIGLGECRGVILPAQ from the coding sequence ATGACCTACCAAATCAATGAAACGCACAACCCGGAATTGCGCTCCTGGGTCAAATCAGCAAACACTCCTGGTTCAGACTTTCCGATTCAGAATTTACCGTTTGGCGTCTTTAAGCGCCCGCACAGCCAGGAATCACCCAGTGTCGGCGTCGCGATTGGGGATTCAATCCTTGATGTGAACCGCTGTTTAATGCTGGGACGGCTGACTGATTTAGCGGCAGAGGCCGCCAACGCCTGTCGAAACCCAAGACTCAATCAACTTTTGGCATTGAGACCGGAATTTTGGTCTGCTCTCCGCCAGCAAATCAGTCGAGTGTTACGAGAAGATTTTGAGCAGTCCGAAGTCTGTGAGCAATTGGAAAAAGCCTGTCTGGTGAACATGTCGGAGGTTCAAATGGTGTTGCCGGCTCAGATCGGAGATTACACCGATTTTTATGCCTCGGTTTTTCACGCCACCAATGTCGGCAGTATGTTTCGCCCGGATAATCCGCTTTTGCCCAATTACAAACACATTCCGATTGGGTATCACGGGCGGGCTTCGTCAATTGTCCCCAGTGGGACTCCGGTTCGACGTCCCAGGGGGCAGACCACGGAAGGAAATTCAGACGTCCCAACGTTTGGCCCCTGTCGGTTGCTTGATTATGAACTCGAAGTCGGCTTTCTGGTTGGACCAGGAAACGAGCCTGGATCTTCAATTCCAATTCAGGAGGCGGAACGTCATATTTTCGGCCTGTGTCTGGTCAATGACTGGTCGGCCCGCGATATTCAGAAATGGGAATACCAGCCGCTGGGACCATTTCTGGCCAAGAGTTTTGCCACGACGATTTCACCCTGGATTGTCACGCTCGAAGCCCTGACCCCGTTCCGGATCCCAGCCTTTGCACGTCCCGAAACTGACCCGACACCACTTGAGTATCTGGTGAGTGATGCCGACCAGAGTCGAGGGGGAATTGATCTGCACCTGGAAGTCTATTTGCAAACCGAGACGATGCGGGCCCAAGGTGTCGAACCCATCAAACTCAGCCGCGGAAATTTTCGCGATATGTACTGGACGATTGCTCAAATGTTGACTCATCACGCCAGCAATGGCTGCAACCTGCGACCTGGCGACCTGATGGCAAGCGGCACCGTTTCAGGGACGGCCAAAGATTCGCGTGGATGCTTGTTGGAGCTGACCTGGCGCGGTGCCGAACCAATCTCCTTGCCGACTGGCGAAGTCCGCCGCTTTTTGCAGGACGGCGACGAAGTGATCATCCGTGGCTATTGTGAACGCGATGGCTTTGCCCGGATTGGGTTAGGCGAATGTCGCGGGGTGATTCTTCCAGCGCAGTGA